From Novosphingobium resinovorum, the proteins below share one genomic window:
- a CDS encoding NAD-dependent succinate-semialdehyde dehydrogenase: protein MYPRLALFIAGQEIDAGLPTRPVINPATGETVGDLPLAQAGDIERAAAAAAAAFGPWKSQTSLVRARVLQAISASIRNKQRDLAAILTTDQGKPLAEAEIEVGNAADAFEWMAEEGKRVYGRIIPSRLPGSDFAVLREPVGPVAAFAPWNFPVALSCRKIATSLAAGCPIVIKPDEETPGALVAIARLIHELDVPPGLVNLIFGDPEQVSSQLIADPRIRKISFTGSTSVGRRLAGLAAQQLKKITLELGGHAPVIVTNDVDVDRVVELSVAAKFRNAGQICMSPSRFIVDNSIKAEFVDKFAAAAAKLIVGNGADAQTRMGPLANTRRVAAVEALVEDAIAKGARHVTPHPQSGALPGPLFYPPVVLDDVPDTARMMHEEPFGPIAPIVGFDTLDEAIARANATEFGLSAYAFTNSMTAMRRIRDEVQAGTVSINSFAAAMAEGPFGGVKNSGIGSEMGTEGLADHFTSKAFLLLDHP from the coding sequence ATGTATCCCCGACTCGCACTTTTCATTGCTGGCCAAGAGATCGACGCGGGCTTGCCGACGCGGCCGGTGATTAACCCGGCCACAGGTGAGACTGTCGGCGACCTGCCGTTGGCTCAAGCCGGGGATATCGAGCGCGCGGCAGCGGCGGCGGCCGCCGCCTTCGGACCGTGGAAGAGCCAGACCTCATTGGTCCGTGCTCGCGTTTTGCAAGCGATCTCGGCATCCATTCGCAACAAGCAGCGCGACCTGGCGGCGATCCTGACGACTGACCAGGGCAAGCCCCTCGCGGAAGCCGAGATCGAAGTCGGCAACGCTGCCGATGCTTTCGAGTGGATGGCGGAGGAGGGCAAGCGTGTATACGGACGGATCATCCCATCTCGACTGCCCGGCAGTGATTTCGCCGTGCTGCGCGAGCCCGTGGGACCAGTCGCCGCGTTTGCACCGTGGAACTTCCCGGTGGCGCTTTCCTGCCGCAAGATTGCCACGTCGCTAGCTGCGGGCTGTCCGATCGTCATCAAACCAGACGAAGAGACGCCGGGAGCACTGGTCGCGATCGCGCGTCTCATCCACGAACTGGACGTGCCGCCCGGTTTGGTGAACCTCATCTTTGGCGATCCGGAGCAGGTGTCGTCGCAACTGATTGCCGATCCGAGAATTCGGAAGATATCGTTCACCGGCTCCACCTCGGTGGGTCGGCGCCTGGCTGGGCTGGCAGCGCAGCAGCTCAAGAAGATTACGCTCGAACTTGGCGGTCATGCTCCCGTCATCGTGACGAATGACGTCGACGTCGATCGCGTGGTGGAATTGAGTGTAGCGGCGAAGTTCCGCAATGCCGGTCAGATCTGCATGTCGCCCAGTCGCTTCATCGTGGACAACAGTATCAAGGCAGAGTTCGTCGACAAGTTCGCCGCCGCTGCGGCAAAGCTCATCGTAGGAAATGGTGCCGATGCCCAGACTCGCATGGGGCCGCTCGCCAACACACGTCGGGTCGCGGCCGTCGAGGCTCTGGTCGAGGATGCCATCGCCAAAGGTGCGCGCCATGTTACGCCGCATCCCCAGAGTGGAGCTCTGCCGGGTCCGCTCTTTTATCCGCCAGTTGTCCTCGACGACGTGCCCGACACGGCGCGGATGATGCATGAAGAGCCTTTTGGCCCGATCGCGCCGATAGTGGGTTTCGATACACTTGACGAGGCGATCGCACGCGCCAACGCGACTGAATTTGGCCTCTCTGCGTATGCCTTCACCAACTCGATGACGGCGATGCGACGGATTCGGGACGAGGTGCAGGCGGGCACCGTATCGATCAACAGTTTCGCCGCAGCAATGGCCGAAGGGCCATTCGGCGGCGTCAAGAATAGTGGCATCGGCTCTGAGATGGGCACCGAGGGCCTGGCGGATCACTTCACCTCCAAAGCCTTTCTGCTACTCGACCATCCCTGA
- a CDS encoding cytochrome P450, translating to MRSYSASEFDPFSEAYLSSPYPFHEQLRAAGSVSHFAAYDVYGIIRHKDVAAALGDWKTFSSADGVGLERFSEGTMRRTQSLLLEADPPNHTAMRAVIGRVLSPLVIRQLRSRFEEEAGQLVDRLLDLREFDAVKDMAEFFPVKVFPDAMGLGLEGREKLLPFSDMVFNAFGPENDIYERSDKIGRPVVEWLLDQTKMENLAPGGLGRQIWDAALRGEIAEREAASVIRSLLTAGMDTTVNGLAHAVLAFASYPAEWQRLVDNPSLIRPSFDEIVRWESPIHSILRTTTSEVVVGEHVIPAKVKVILFLGAANRDPDRWEDPNDVRIGRDTQGHVAFGTGIHGCLGQLIARLEAEVIFAQFIRRVRSFELTGEPVWRLNNALRGLSSLPVRILPN from the coding sequence ATGCGCAGTTATTCAGCGAGCGAGTTCGATCCGTTCTCCGAAGCTTATTTGTCGTCGCCTTATCCGTTTCACGAGCAATTGCGAGCTGCCGGCTCGGTCAGTCACTTTGCCGCATATGATGTCTACGGCATCATTCGTCACAAGGACGTGGCGGCCGCGCTGGGTGACTGGAAGACTTTCAGTTCGGCGGATGGCGTTGGGCTAGAACGCTTCTCCGAAGGGACGATGCGGCGAACACAGTCGCTGCTGCTGGAGGCCGATCCCCCTAATCACACCGCCATGCGTGCCGTCATCGGACGCGTGCTCTCGCCGCTGGTGATACGGCAGCTGCGAAGCAGATTTGAAGAAGAGGCGGGTCAGCTCGTCGATCGATTGCTGGACCTGCGTGAGTTCGATGCGGTCAAGGATATGGCCGAGTTCTTCCCGGTCAAGGTTTTCCCTGACGCCATGGGGCTTGGCCTTGAAGGGCGCGAGAAGCTGCTGCCGTTTTCGGACATGGTGTTCAATGCCTTCGGTCCGGAGAATGACATCTATGAACGTTCGGACAAGATCGGCCGTCCCGTGGTCGAGTGGCTACTCGACCAGACGAAGATGGAGAACCTAGCTCCTGGCGGCCTTGGGCGTCAGATCTGGGACGCGGCGTTGCGCGGCGAGATTGCCGAAAGGGAAGCGGCTAGCGTCATTCGCTCATTGCTCACGGCCGGCATGGACACAACAGTCAATGGGCTCGCTCACGCCGTCCTGGCGTTCGCCAGCTATCCCGCAGAGTGGCAGCGGCTAGTGGATAACCCGAGCCTGATCCGTCCGTCCTTCGATGAAATTGTGCGGTGGGAATCGCCGATTCACTCCATTTTGCGGACGACCACAAGCGAGGTCGTTGTCGGTGAACACGTCATTCCAGCCAAGGTAAAGGTCATCTTGTTTCTAGGCGCGGCGAATCGCGACCCAGATCGCTGGGAGGACCCCAATGATGTGCGCATCGGCCGTGATACGCAGGGCCACGTCGCCTTCGGTACGGGCATTCACGGCTGCCTGGGCCAGTTGATCGCGCGGCTTGAGGCCGAAGTCATCTTCGCCCAGTTCATTCGTCGCGTTCGCTCGTTCGAGCTTACCGGCGAACCTGTGTGGCGCCTGAACAACGCACTGCGCGGGCTTTCGTCGCTGCCGGTGCGCATCCTTCCGAACTGA
- a CDS encoding 2Fe-2S iron-sulfur cluster-binding protein: MPQVTFRLPDGTEHDVVCDSGTSIMRAAVQSGVPGIVGECGGSALCCTCHVYLDEFIGSQSEINPVENEMLECTASPRKPSSRLGCQVVLGSDNDGATIIVPEAQY; this comes from the coding sequence ATGCCTCAAGTCACTTTCCGCCTGCCAGATGGGACCGAGCACGACGTCGTCTGCGACAGCGGGACGTCGATCATGCGTGCGGCCGTGCAATCCGGCGTTCCGGGAATTGTCGGCGAGTGCGGTGGTTCGGCCCTGTGCTGTACCTGCCACGTATATCTGGACGAGTTCATCGGCAGTCAGTCCGAGATCAACCCGGTCGAGAATGAGATGCTCGAATGCACGGCCAGTCCCCGAAAGCCGAGCAGCCGGCTCGGCTGTCAGGTAGTTCTCGGAAGCGACAATGACGGCGCTACGATCATCGTTCCCGAGGCTCAGTACTGA
- a CDS encoding NAD(P)/FAD-dependent oxidoreductase: protein MSGPIVIVGAGHAGFQAAASLAEANLGRRLVLVNGEDVAPYQRPPLSKAYLSAKADVGSLAFRLPSFYETSGIELTTGTAVGIDRAAQALHLADGSAMDFDNLILACGGRARRLPVPGAELDGVFRLTRLSDATVLRDRLRGGLRVAIVGAGFVGLEFASVATAAGCVVTVLEAGTRAAARALSPLMSAHLGQRHVDAGVDMRLGASVTAFEGIDGRLATVVLASGERLDVDLVLVAIGIDAETSLAANAGLEIDNGIVVDSQFRTSAPNIMAIGDCCTVTWAGGVGRVRLESVQSATEHGRIVAAALAGRPVPAIGLPLFWSEQVGVMLQIAGLSLGIDDWLDCHLPNGAYAVFGFRQDRLAVCETAQAPSLHMLSRRILSAPGSITRSHLVRHELNLKAASADLVA from the coding sequence ATGAGCGGCCCGATTGTCATCGTTGGCGCGGGACATGCTGGTTTTCAAGCTGCAGCCAGCTTGGCCGAAGCGAACCTCGGGCGACGCCTGGTACTGGTCAACGGCGAAGACGTGGCGCCGTACCAGCGGCCCCCGCTCTCCAAGGCTTATCTTTCCGCCAAGGCCGACGTCGGGAGCCTAGCGTTCAGGCTGCCTAGCTTTTACGAAACGTCAGGTATCGAGCTGACAACCGGAACCGCGGTTGGCATCGATCGGGCGGCGCAGGCTCTGCATCTCGCCGATGGCTCGGCCATGGACTTCGACAATCTCATATTGGCGTGCGGCGGGCGGGCGCGCCGCTTGCCGGTGCCCGGAGCAGAGCTTGACGGGGTATTCCGTCTTACGCGATTGTCCGACGCAACGGTACTGCGCGACCGCCTGCGTGGCGGCCTGCGAGTAGCGATCGTGGGCGCTGGCTTTGTTGGGCTGGAGTTCGCCTCGGTGGCCACCGCTGCCGGATGTGTCGTTACTGTGCTGGAAGCAGGCACACGGGCTGCTGCGCGCGCTCTATCGCCCCTCATGTCGGCGCATCTCGGACAGCGCCATGTCGACGCCGGCGTGGACATGCGCCTGGGCGCATCGGTAACTGCATTCGAGGGCATCGATGGCAGACTGGCGACTGTCGTGCTCGCATCGGGAGAGCGCCTCGACGTTGATCTCGTACTGGTGGCCATCGGCATAGACGCCGAAACATCACTGGCCGCCAACGCCGGACTGGAGATCGACAACGGCATAGTCGTCGACAGTCAATTCCGGACATCCGCACCCAACATCATGGCTATCGGTGATTGTTGCACCGTGACGTGGGCGGGTGGGGTCGGGCGAGTCCGGTTGGAGTCAGTGCAGAGCGCCACCGAGCACGGGCGCATCGTTGCGGCCGCATTGGCCGGACGACCGGTGCCGGCCATCGGTCTGCCCCTCTTTTGGAGCGAGCAGGTCGGCGTGATGTTGCAGATTGCCGGCCTGTCGCTCGGCATCGATGATTGGCTGGACTGTCATTTACCCAATGGGGCTTACGCAGTCTTCGGGTTCCGTCAAGACCGCCTTGCGGTGTGCGAAACGGCTCAGGCGCCGTCCCTGCATATGTTATCGCGTCGCATTCTATCGGCCCCGGGATCAATCACGCGCAGCCATCTCGTAAGGCATGAGCTGAATCTGAAGGCAGCCTCTGCGGACCTGGTCGCATGA
- a CDS encoding SDR family oxidoreductase: MDLGLQGKKAIVCASSRGLGLACAEALAAEGVHVVINGRDRANLENVAATMAAKGWAVTPIAADVTTREGQEALAAACPEPDILVNNCAGPNPRDFMLNTEEDWRRALESNMVAPLMLVRRFLSGMQERRFGRIVNITSAMVTTPRPHMTLSAGARGGLTAALKGLSLAAAPYNVTINNLLPERFDTQRQVDMAHDMMKRHAVTYEEARAMQVRSIAARRLGDPREFGATCAFVCSGLAGFMSGQNLHLDGGSYPALV; encoded by the coding sequence ATGGATCTGGGGCTTCAAGGGAAAAAGGCAATCGTCTGTGCGTCCAGCAGGGGGTTGGGCCTTGCGTGTGCGGAAGCACTGGCCGCCGAGGGCGTTCATGTCGTGATCAACGGTCGCGATCGCGCCAATCTGGAGAACGTTGCGGCGACGATGGCCGCAAAGGGCTGGGCAGTTACGCCGATCGCGGCCGACGTTACGACGCGCGAGGGACAGGAAGCTCTCGCCGCTGCCTGTCCGGAGCCCGACATTCTGGTCAACAATTGCGCGGGGCCGAACCCGCGCGATTTCATGCTCAATACCGAGGAGGATTGGCGGCGCGCTCTTGAGAGCAACATGGTGGCGCCGCTGATGCTGGTGCGTCGCTTTCTGTCGGGCATGCAGGAACGTCGTTTCGGGCGCATCGTCAACATTACGTCTGCGATGGTAACGACGCCGCGTCCGCACATGACGCTTTCGGCGGGCGCCCGGGGTGGCCTGACGGCTGCCCTCAAGGGGCTGTCACTTGCCGCCGCGCCGTACAATGTGACGATCAACAATCTTCTGCCAGAGCGCTTCGACACGCAGCGGCAGGTCGACATGGCACACGACATGATGAAACGACACGCGGTCACCTATGAAGAGGCCCGCGCAATGCAGGTTCGCTCCATCGCCGCGCGGCGACTGGGTGATCCGCGAGAGTTCGGCGCGACCTGCGCTTTTGTCTGCAGCGGACTGGCAGGCTTCATGTCAGGCCAGAATCTGCACCTAGACGGTGGATCATATCCGGCCCTGGTCTGA
- a CDS encoding FAD-dependent monooxygenase encodes MSKPIEVAVIGAGMGGLAVAAMLSRIGCKVDIYEQAHQLARIGAGIQQSPNATVVLRELGLESWLRKKAFYPHFGVSKDWDTGAITNVLPMGEAIESRYGAPFLLMHRGDLHEGILSAVPEGILHLNKKLVGIEPNGGRPKADFADGTVIEADLIIGADGVHSKTQEILFGKTDPVFSGRVAYRTTFPASLMGELQIADRTKWWGPDKHIVIYYTTREKSEVYFVTSLVEEGFSIESWSTQGDVNMLRDHYAGFHPEVQAVLKACPSVHKWALVDRQPLASWSTGSVALLGDACHPMTPYMAQGAATAIEDAAVLSRCIQQVDRDGISEALKLYEAVRKPRTSAIQKTAAENTWMKNKTDADWVYGHNAWTEPLVAAADPLVSSA; translated from the coding sequence ATGAGCAAGCCAATCGAAGTTGCCGTCATCGGGGCGGGGATGGGGGGACTGGCCGTTGCTGCGATGCTGTCGCGCATTGGCTGCAAGGTCGATATCTACGAGCAGGCGCACCAGCTCGCCCGTATCGGCGCAGGCATCCAGCAGAGTCCGAACGCGACCGTGGTGCTGCGTGAACTCGGGCTGGAAAGCTGGCTACGAAAAAAGGCGTTCTACCCGCATTTTGGCGTCAGCAAGGACTGGGACACTGGTGCGATTACCAATGTCCTGCCGATGGGCGAGGCCATCGAGTCTCGCTATGGCGCGCCCTTCCTGCTCATGCATCGCGGTGATCTGCACGAGGGCATCCTGTCGGCCGTACCCGAGGGTATTCTGCATCTGAACAAGAAGCTGGTGGGCATTGAACCCAATGGCGGCCGACCCAAGGCGGATTTTGCTGACGGGACCGTTATCGAGGCCGATCTCATCATCGGCGCTGATGGCGTGCACTCCAAGACGCAGGAAATCCTGTTCGGCAAGACAGATCCTGTATTCAGCGGCCGCGTTGCCTATCGCACGACTTTCCCGGCGAGCCTTATGGGCGAATTGCAGATCGCTGACCGCACCAAGTGGTGGGGCCCCGACAAGCATATCGTCATCTACTATACGACGCGCGAGAAGTCGGAAGTTTACTTCGTCACCAGTCTGGTAGAGGAGGGGTTCTCGATCGAGTCCTGGTCGACACAGGGCGATGTTAACATGCTGCGCGATCACTATGCCGGGTTCCATCCGGAAGTGCAGGCAGTGCTCAAGGCGTGCCCCAGCGTACACAAATGGGCTCTTGTCGACCGTCAGCCGCTGGCGAGTTGGAGCACGGGCAGCGTCGCCCTGTTGGGCGATGCGTGCCATCCCATGACGCCCTACATGGCGCAGGGTGCCGCAACTGCGATTGAAGACGCCGCGGTGCTGTCGCGTTGCATCCAGCAAGTCGATCGCGACGGGATTTCGGAAGCCCTGAAGCTATATGAAGCGGTTCGCAAGCCTCGCACGTCGGCAATCCAAAAAACAGCAGCGGAGAACACTTGGATGAAGAACAAGACGGACGCCGATTGGGTCTATGGCCACAACGCCTGGACCGAGCCGCTCGTCGCTGCTGCGGATCCGCTCGTTTCGTCGGCCTGA
- a CDS encoding fumarylacetoacetate hydrolase family protein — MSFERKEEQTTAHRLFASPTYPTVPVTGEPGRYPVHRIFCVGRNYADHAKEMGAEVDRQAPFYFMKDAQTLVASGSTVPYPPGTSNFHYEMELVLAVGQPIFRASRSDAEAAVFGYACGLDMTRRDLQLDARAKQRPWDIGKNVERSAIIGPITRREGIGEMGPRRISLSVDGTIKQDAHLSDLIWSPGELLEHLSQFYHLAPGDLIYTGTPAGVGPVVAGQHIRGEVDGLEPVELTVTPAE; from the coding sequence ATGTCTTTCGAACGCAAAGAAGAGCAGACGACAGCGCATCGACTGTTCGCCTCGCCGACCTATCCTACAGTGCCCGTGACTGGTGAGCCGGGCCGTTACCCAGTCCACCGTATATTTTGTGTGGGCCGCAACTATGCCGACCATGCCAAGGAGATGGGCGCCGAGGTCGATCGTCAAGCGCCCTTCTATTTCATGAAGGATGCCCAGACCCTCGTCGCCAGCGGCAGCACGGTGCCCTATCCGCCCGGCACGTCGAACTTCCACTATGAGATGGAACTGGTCCTGGCTGTCGGCCAGCCGATTTTCCGCGCGTCGCGTTCGGACGCCGAGGCCGCTGTATTCGGCTACGCCTGCGGCCTCGATATGACCCGGCGCGATCTGCAGCTCGATGCGCGCGCAAAGCAACGTCCCTGGGACATCGGCAAGAACGTCGAGCGATCGGCAATCATCGGCCCAATCACCAGGCGCGAGGGCATAGGCGAAATGGGCCCACGGCGTATCAGCCTGTCGGTCGACGGCACGATTAAGCAGGATGCGCATCTGTCTGATTTGATCTGGAGCCCAGGTGAATTGCTGGAGCACCTCTCACAATTCTACCACTTGGCCCCGGGCGATCTGATCTATACCGGAACGCCGGCCGGTGTCGGACCCGTCGTGGCCGGTCAGCACATTCGAGGTGAGGTCGATGGTCTCGAGCCGGTTGAACTGACCGTGACCCCAGCTGAGTAG
- the tnpB gene encoding IS66 family insertion sequence element accessory protein TnpB (TnpB, as the term is used for proteins encoded by IS66 family insertion elements, is considered an accessory protein, since TnpC, encoded by a neighboring gene, is a DDE family transposase.): MKVFLASQPVDFRKGPDGLVGLVRDAGADPFNGSLYVFRAKRADRIKIVWWDGTGLCLYAKRLEKAAFCWPRIGHSRVQLGHAQLLALVDGMDWKRVRAVPVSRPQSAG; this comes from the coding sequence GTGAAGGTGTTCCTGGCCAGCCAGCCTGTGGACTTCAGGAAGGGACCCGATGGGCTGGTCGGTCTGGTTCGGGATGCGGGTGCCGATCCGTTCAATGGTTCGCTTTACGTGTTCCGCGCGAAACGGGCTGATCGGATCAAGATCGTGTGGTGGGATGGCACCGGCCTGTGCCTTTACGCCAAGCGGTTGGAGAAGGCGGCGTTCTGCTGGCCGCGGATCGGTCACAGCCGGGTCCAATTAGGCCATGCTCAACTGCTGGCCCTGGTCGATGGCATGGACTGGAAACGGGTGCGTGCGGTGCCAGTGAGCCGGCCACAATCGGCCGGGTAA
- the tnpC gene encoding IS66 family transposase, which translates to MIPANPQQLPDDVDALKAMIAAAHAQKASADQERLALQATIAAHRAEISVHQAEIAAHEAEIVAMRAAKTADAEKIARLESIVAMLKRAQFGTRSEKLRIDPLDAEQLAFVFDELQTGLGEIRAGQDKRAGASAVRPSRPRKGFAPHLERVEQIIEPEVPTDCVGLQAVRIGEDVSERLDVTPATFRVIVTRRPKYAYRLADGEDRIVQAPAPDYLIVGGIPTEALLAQVAVSKYADGLPLYRQQEIYARDGVELDRSLMAQWMGRLGFELEPLAQYVLHTIKQGERVFADETRLPTLAPGSGKVKTAWLWAYARDDRPFGGSGPPMVAYRFEDSRSGDCVAQHLDGYRGILQVDGYAAYNRLGKDRGANDAMTLAGCWAHARRKFFDLHASDGSPFASAVVKAMAPLWAIEEDIRGHGAELRASIRAERSRPIVTELFVMLEKELPRISGKSKLAEAIRYTLSRRAAFERFLTDGRIEIDSNIVERTIRPQAITRKNALFAGSDGGGRAWATIATLLTTAKMNGIDPNAWLTQTLERIAGGWPNSQIADLMPWNFRP; encoded by the coding sequence ATGATCCCGGCCAATCCGCAGCAGCTTCCCGATGATGTTGACGCCCTCAAGGCGATGATCGCTGCTGCCCATGCCCAGAAGGCATCGGCCGATCAGGAGCGCCTGGCGCTGCAGGCCACGATCGCGGCCCATCGGGCAGAAATTAGCGTCCATCAGGCAGAAATTGCGGCCCATGAAGCCGAGATCGTTGCCATGCGCGCGGCAAAGACTGCCGATGCCGAAAAGATCGCTCGGTTGGAATCGATCGTCGCCATGCTCAAGCGGGCGCAGTTCGGGACACGCTCGGAAAAGCTGCGCATCGATCCGCTCGATGCCGAGCAGTTGGCCTTCGTGTTCGATGAGTTGCAGACCGGCCTTGGCGAGATCCGGGCCGGACAAGACAAGCGTGCGGGCGCTTCGGCGGTGCGGCCGTCTCGCCCCCGCAAGGGCTTTGCGCCGCACCTGGAGCGGGTCGAGCAGATTATCGAACCAGAGGTGCCGACCGACTGCGTGGGCCTCCAAGCTGTTCGCATTGGCGAGGACGTCTCCGAGCGCCTCGATGTAACCCCTGCCACGTTCCGCGTCATCGTCACCCGCCGCCCCAAATATGCTTACCGCCTGGCTGACGGCGAAGATCGCATCGTGCAGGCGCCGGCGCCCGATTACCTGATTGTCGGCGGCATCCCCACCGAGGCGCTGCTGGCCCAGGTGGCGGTCAGCAAATACGCCGATGGCTTGCCGCTTTACCGCCAGCAAGAGATCTATGCCCGCGACGGGGTGGAACTGGACCGTTCGCTGATGGCCCAGTGGATGGGCCGGCTCGGCTTCGAGCTCGAGCCGCTGGCCCAGTATGTGCTGCACACGATCAAGCAAGGCGAGCGCGTCTTTGCCGACGAGACCCGATTGCCGACATTGGCGCCGGGCTCTGGCAAGGTGAAAACCGCCTGGCTCTGGGCCTATGCCCGGGACGATCGACCGTTCGGTGGATCAGGACCACCCATGGTGGCCTATCGGTTCGAGGACTCTCGGTCAGGCGATTGCGTCGCCCAGCATCTGGATGGTTATCGCGGGATCCTGCAGGTCGACGGCTATGCGGCGTACAACCGGCTGGGCAAGGACCGTGGCGCCAATGATGCCATGACCCTGGCCGGGTGTTGGGCACACGCGCGCCGCAAGTTCTTCGACCTGCATGCCAGCGATGGCTCGCCCTTTGCCAGTGCCGTGGTCAAGGCCATGGCGCCGCTCTGGGCCATCGAGGAGGACATCCGCGGCCATGGTGCCGAACTGCGCGCCAGCATCCGCGCAGAGCGCTCCCGCCCCATCGTCACCGAGCTGTTCGTCATGCTCGAAAAGGAACTGCCGCGCATCTCAGGCAAATCCAAACTGGCCGAGGCCATCCGCTACACCTTGAGCCGCCGCGCTGCATTCGAACGCTTCCTAACCGACGGCCGCATCGAGATCGACTCCAACATTGTTGAACGGACGATCAGACCCCAGGCCATTACGCGCAAGAATGCATTGTTCGCCGGCTCCGATGGTGGTGGGCGGGCCTGGGCGACAATCGCCACGCTGCTGACCACGGCCAAAATGAACGGCATCGACCCCAATGCCTGGCTGACCCAAACCCTCGAGCGCATCGCTGGCGGTTGGCCCAACAGCCAGATCGCCGACCTCATGCCCTGGAACTTCAGGCCATAA